From the genome of Aspergillus oryzae RIB40 DNA, chromosome 4:
ctaCGTCTAGGTGGTAATGTATTTCTGATGAATCCGATCGACCCGGAGAGTTTGATTTATAGGTTCGCCAAACAGCTGGAATTTGGAGCTGCCACAATGCAGGTAGCCAGCGAAGCTGTGCGTATCGTGCAACGAATGAATCGCGACTGGATGACCACCGGTCGACGTCCTGCCGGTATTTGTGGTGCTGCCTTAATTCTTGCGGCACGAATGAACAACTTCCGGCGCACGGTCCGTGAGGTTGTATACGTCGTCAAAGTAACTGAAATCACCATCAGCCAACGTCTCAATGAATTTGGTGCAACGGAAAGTGGAGAATTGACAGTCGATCAATTCCGCTCGGTGCAGCTGGAGAATGCCCATGATCCGCCCTCTTTCACTAGggcaagagaaggaaggaaaccGTCGCGGAGTTTCAAACGAAGACCTACGGAAACCGCAGCGGATATTGAGGGAGATCTTACTGATGCCGCTACAACGCCCTCGAACATCGCtccccagcagcagaagcgCGTTGATGCGGATGGCTTTGCTATTCCTAGCCTTCCTATCGATCCGGCCTTGATAGCAGCAGATGGCGAGAGACGAATGTCAACAACGTCCGTCGAGAGCGAAATTGCACCAGAAGTTGGCGAAAACCCGGGCAAACCGGCTAGGGGCCGCCCTAAAGGCTCCAAGGCACGACCTCTGCCAACTCCGACCCCCGATCAGATCGCCTCAGAGGAAGCCCTTGAAAATGAGATGACCGCCTATCTGACAAAGGGCTCCAATATGATCGAGAGCACCACGGTGCCAAGGAAAGCTGTGTCCGAGAGCGCTGAAATCGATGAGGCGGAGTTTGAATCAGACCCTGAGGTCTCTAACTGTTTACTGTCCCCAGCCGAGGtcgagatcaaggagcgGATTTGGGTGCACGAAAACAAAGACTATCTGCGGACACAGCAGGCCAAGGCTTTGAAACGGGCGTTGGAAGAGGCTGACTCACAGCCCGGAATGCATAAACCACGCAAGCGTCGTCGCGGTAGGTTAGGTGATGTCACGTACCTGCAGGGCGACGGCGAAGACGGTGATGGAAGAAGCACACGGGCTTCTACtccagcagaagcaaccCGTCGAATGCTGGAACGAAGGGGATTCAGTAAGAAGATTAACTATCGTTTGTTGGAGTCACTGTTCGGCGAAGAGGGGGCAGATGAGGCCGCCAAGgcagaaggagagagaatgAGCCGCAGTCAGAGTGTGGCATCGCGGCGTAGCGTCAGTGTTGAACCAGAGGGCATCTCGAGACGTGCTAGACTAGCGACCCCATCAACTCGCGCTAACGCCCCTGGCTCCCCAGCCCCAACGTCTGTTCCCGCGCGTAGTGTCACTGAACATACTCAGCAAACCGGTGTCACAACGGATAAAGCTGGTCAGGCGGACGCTAAGGAAAATGCCGCAGAGCCGGCCACCGATGACAAGAACGGCTATTCGGATGAGGAACCAGATGATGAGtacgacgatgatgaagacccCGATGGTGTGGAGGCTGCTTTTGCTGGACAGTACGATTACTATGACGAAGGAAGCGACTACTATGACAGTGATTAGTGTGACTAGTAGTTATAAAGTTTAATACCACGTATAGCGAATAGGATAGATACCTTTGGATGCGAGAAATGACAACCTAGTTCTTGGTTAACCTTGAATATCAAGATGATACCGTTCCTCCGTGCAGCCAGCGTCTTGATCATGAACGACTTCCCGTCATGAAGGACCTAGGGATTTCCAGAGGGCCATGGCATAACAACATGAAGGTCCACATCTTTAACCGTGACCATGCACGAAATCTCCCGActccttccctttctgaCTCGGAACTACCATTCCGGTTACCCATCACGTGTGATCGTCGTTTTCCCAAAAGTCACGTATGGTCACAGCTTCATTCCAAGTTCAAGCTTCTACCTCATCACAGTTGCCACTGTCGCCACTACTATCGTTTGTTGCTGTAGACTGATGTCCCCTCTCTTGTACTCCATACTCACTGTGCTTCAGATCCTGTTAAGGATCCAACATGCATCCTTTTACCGTACTAGTATGCCTGCTATATCATCGCCAATGCCATCTAGATAGAAGGCTAACTCTCCCCCACCCACTTCATAAATGCGCTTGGCCGCAGTACCATCAGGCAAGGGGCAGTTTATGACGCAACAGCCCTCCCAGAGGTGCGATTCTTATGCTCTCGGCCGAGGTCATAGCTCTAAGGTAGAGTTTACGAGGGTTATGCATTCTCCTTCGGAAAGGGACTTGCTCTGTGCAGCGGTGGTGCATCTCAAGCTAAGTCCGGAGGTAATATCCAGTGAAACCCACCATATCCTGCAAGCTGGATTTATTCACAGGCTTCGAGACTTTCCAGTCCAGACCCCGAATCTGCTGATCATGGGGAATGCGGAGGGGTACCTGCTCCGCAGCCCAGAATGCATGAATCATGATGAAGCAGAGAGGATTGTCAAATGCTGCCGATTTACCGGCTGACTCTATCTACTCTGTTTGCCCTATCCTGAAGTCAGGAGCGGAGTTTCTCCGGTTGGTATGGAACGCCCCTCCTGCACGCGTCTACAAAAGGTTAGTATGGActtttgatattgagaatCACGTATCTATAGTGGGCAAGGGTGCATCCTGCACTGAGGCTCCTTCGTCACCAATAGCATGCGCTTGGATCCACTTCAGACTACATGGAGCTCACTGTGTTTGCATGCTGATTGACAAACTGAAGCATACTAATTTCTCTATATAAAGTCCTTCGGACAGCTACCTTCCTTACTCTTCGAACACCCTGTCTCAAACTTGTCCCTGTATCCTCTTCGCAACATGATGAAGCTTAACATGTACGGCCGAGGGCTAGGCCTTCGGATGGCCATCATGCTCACCTGTCAAATATCATTTGTCTTATTTGGTGCGAGACCTCAAACTCATTGTGGTACTGCAGCAAGCTAACTTCTGCGTTGATCATTTGTAGGTTACAATCAGGGTGTATTTTCCGGAATCGTGGGGAATGAAGACTTTCTCAGCGTTGTACATCACCCTGGCTCAGCTACCATTGGGATCATAGTCGGGATCTACAATCTAGGTTGCTTTCTCGGGACAGGAGTGTGTTTCATGATTGGAGATAGGCTAGGGTTTCGAAGGACAATGTGGTTCTCGATGACTTGGATTGTGGTATGTCTTCATTTGCAACGTCCAAGCTGACAGAATGACCGCTCAGATAACATTCCATTCAGGCTGGGGCCATTGCACAAACCTGCGCGTTTTCCACAGCGCAATTGCTGGCGTCGCGATTCTTTACTGGAATCGGCACTGGGATTTTTACCAGTATTGTGCCAGTGTACCAATCGGAACTGTGTGACGCACGGAAACGaggaatgtatgtatgtagcCAACCTCTTGCCGTTGGGGTGGGCATTGTCGTTGCCTATTGGTTCGACTACGGGATGAGCTATGTTGAAGGACCCGTGAATTGGCGGCTACCAATCGCCTGCCAAATCATTTTTGCTCTCATTGTGACGGTTATGGTCCTCGGGTGAGTGTTCTTACCCCTAACTCGGTAGACTTTGTGTATATGTTGTTGAACGCGTATCTCACGTGTAAACAGGCTACCGGAGAGCCCTCGATGGCTATACCGGCGAGGTCGTGGAGGTGAAGGCTTGCAGGTGCTCTGTGACTTCCATGATCGCACTGCGAATGACCCAAAGATAATTGAAGAGTCGCAAGGGATAACCAAAGCTATTCAGCTGGATAACCTCCGCGGAGAATACAGGTGgtcccagatcttcaagaaagatGAACTGCACACGGGCAGACGTGTACTACTGGCTTACGGGTTGCAGTTCATGAACCAAATGGGAGGAGTCAACATAATAGTCGTAAGTTGTGAAGCCGGATAATATCTGTTTTCCCCCAACAAAAACTGATTCTCAGCAAGACCTATGTCACTACAGGTAAGGATCATGCTCCCCATGCAACTTGAACTTTACTGAGGATGGCAGTGTTGGAGACCAATGTGGGCCTTGACAAGGAGTTGAGTTTACTGCTGGGAGGTGTGATTCAGGTTATGTTTGTCATAGGTAACCGAGCATTCCTCCTGAACACTGCTTATCTAGAAGGTCTGCTGATCCCGTTACACAAGGCTCGTTCTATCCCACATTCTACTCCGATAGACTGGGTCGAAAAAAGCCGATGATGTGGGGATCCTTCGGATTATTTCTttgtatgatgatgatctccattcttttgtctttcaaGGGTAAGTAAGCCCCCTTGTGATATGGCTGGGCAGAGGAGCAGAGAGCTTAGGGTCTGCTAATTCCCGAATAGGCACCTCCTTGGAGAAAGCAGCAGCTACCGCATCGGtgccatttttcttcttatttaTGCTCATCTTTGGCGCGTCCATTAACTGCATACCATGGGTTTACGGGCCGGAGATTCTCCCCCTTCACGTCCGAGCGAAAGGGTAGGCATAATAGCTTCATTCCAACCGGGAGCCCCTGTGGAATTTGTGCAAAGCTAATTGAATACTCACAAAATAGCCAAGCTCTCGGAGTCTCGGCAAATTGGCTGTGGAATTTCTTCGTGGCCATGATCGGACCAACCTTGATCAACGATCTTGCATGGAAGGGCTACCTGATTTTTATGTGCTTCAACCTTGTCTTCGTACCGGTGAGCCAAAATCGTGCCTCAGCCATTTCTTCCATAATAACTAACAAGCATGCTTAGCTTCTATATTTCTTCTACCCTGAAACCGCCAACCTCAATCTCGAGGAGATCGATTCCCTCTTCATGCGCAAGAGCCCACAATCATTGGACTCGTCGGAAGAGTGGAAGGAACCTATTGTCGTCACCACGAGTGTTGAAACACTAAAGGAATAGGGCACATGGATTATATCCTGGGAAGCGTTTGCTACGATGAGTCGAAGATGGTGGGTtaatagaatggatctgtAGTTGTATTCGTTGTCTTCTTATAGCGCGCAATATATCCTAAATAGTTATATAGTTTAGCAATGCACGCGGCTGGAATGTTGAGCAGGGTGTTCATCGACACAAATGGGGAAATATGACATTTACATCCGGATCTGCACTTAGTCTATCAAAATGTTGATCTCTCCTCTCAATACTATTCTTATTCATTAGATCCACGGCCATGCAAATGTTCTCGACCAACTAAAAAAAAACGTAATTTATTTTATGAGTATATTCAATGCCAGTATGGATGACAAACAAAGTATATGCCAacaaagatggagaaatATAGTAGTAAACCTGATGTCATTTTGTTGTAACAAGTACTTTgcacaaatatatattcatgtACTCACCAAGCTCAACTCCGCGATACAGAGCTTTACAAATAGATAGGAATCCTATTCAGTTCAAAGCTCCTTTACAAGTAAGTATACATAGACACCTTGAAGTCTTAGCTACCAAGATGAAATTATTCATTTATCTATAAGTAATGCGATTCATCCTATCATCTTGGTTATGTTTCCGGGTCATTGCAGTATTATTCACTTTAAGCGTTGTTATTCATCTAGGTTACGGTGGTTcctttgcctctctttgTTCTTAGGTTTTCCTCTTCtactttatttatttttttacttgCATTATTAATTTCTGggatctttgtctttcttagCTCCACATAGGATACTAGTATCGCATAGTACATCCATATTGTCTGGAGTGGAGTGCGTAGGGCAACTTAAGTTACTTTGGGTGGATGCCCGAATGAGTTGTCAATCGTGCCTGACAACACTACAAGTGGGGTTTTGATTTCTGCTAAAAGGACcggcttttctttcatgtttattctttctttgaatatatttatttctttttgatcTCTTATGAAATCTTTCACAACGACGGATCGAAATTATAAACACAATGTGAatatgaaagaagaaagaaaatcgaaaTGACAAACCATGAGCGAACACCGCAAGTGAATACCACCTTTTGCGCCCTTAAAAGttggaagaacagaaaatgatatcaCCAAATTCCCGATACCGGATGATTACGTTTTGCCGAAGAACCCAAAAGACGATGAGAAAAGATCTGTGCCGAAAAAATTGTTAGATACGAAGCGAAAGATGTGAGCAAAACTCGTCGAAGCTTTTTTGTTCGCGTGCGCTGTCGAAGCCCGTGTCGTGATTTCACGCGTCGATGTCCATGCCCGTCCCCATTCCTACGCTGCCGTTCAGCCCAACGCTCACGCCATTGCTGACGGGCTGCGCCGAGAGGGTTTGTAAGAGAGGAAGGCCGGCGTCCGCGGGGTTTGCGCCGAGGATATTTTGTGTTTGAAGGGAAGCAGCATTGACTGATCGGTGCGCAGCATTCAGAATCTGAGTCCCCTCAAAGACAATGGGATTCGATCGGAGGTTTTGAATGCAGGTTTCCCAAGCGGATGCAACCAGTTGAGCCTGGGTGAGATCGTCGTTGAATAAGTAGAAGGCGTTGGAGTTTGCTGGTCCAAAGGGCGTGACAGGTCGTGCGGTCACGAGGTAAGCGTTCAGAGCTCGATTCTTCATAAGTATTTGAGAGTCTAGGAGATACGCAGAATATTGTTTGTCGATGTACTTTTTCCAGCCGCGCACTGCGGCTGCCATGTCGCCATCGCCGTCGAACGTGATACGTTGCCAGCTGATACCGAGAAGGCGAGTCGCGTCGTCAACTAGCGGCTCATTAGGCGAGCGGTTTGTGGCGTCGAGGAGGCGGCGGTTGTCATCTGTGCCGCTATCCTGTAATCGCTGCACCGAAGAGAGTGCAATATCATCGAGTCTGGGAGCGGAGGGGTCAAGGCGTTGGGACTTCCGGCCAGAGGTGTTTGCCTGGCTGGATTGGAACGCCTGAGAATGCGACGAGACAGACGGTGCAGCAGCAGCGCTCTCCAGCGTTTCCTCGTACCATGTACCTGTCTGGGTCTCTGCGGAGAGAGCCAACCCGGTACGAGGATTTAGAAGAACCATACCTTCTCCATAGATAggctcctccttctttgcagGGGCCGGCGCGGGGATGGAGGGTACACTGGGGGAATTCATAGCTTCTTCGAAAGCCGCTTCATCACGCGATCTTTTGCGCGACGGCTTGCCATTGACAGGCCCAGACACAGCTAGCTTTGCACCAAACGAGGTGCTTGAACCACTCGAGAAAATCGAGCCAGAGTGGCGTGGGAACTGAAGGAAGGC
Proteins encoded in this window:
- a CDS encoding sugar transporter-like protein (predicted transporter (major facilitator superfamily)), encoding MMKLNMYGRGLGLRMAIMLTCQISFVLFGYNQGVFSGIVGNEDFLSVVHHPGSATIGIIVGIYNLGCFLGTGVCFMIGDRLGFRRTMWFSMTWIVAGAIAQTCAFSTAQLLASRFFTGIGTGIFTSIVPVYQSELCDARKRGMYVCSQPLAVGVGIVVAYWFDYGMSYVEGPVNWRLPIACQIIFALIVTVMVLGLPESPRWLYRRGRGGEGLQVLCDFHDRTANDPKIIEESQGITKAIQLDNLRGEYRWSQIFKKDELHTGRRVLLAYGLQFMNQMGGVNIIVVSLLETNVGLDKELSLLLGGVIQVMFVIGSFYPTFYSDRLGRKKPMMWGSFGLFLCMMMISILLSFKGTSLEKAAATASVPFFFLFMLIFGASINCIPWVYGPEILPLHVRAKGQALGVSANWLWNFFVAMIGPTLINDLAWKGYLIFMCFNLVFVPLLYFFYPETANLNLEEIDSLFMRKSPQSLDSSEEWKEPIVVTTSVETLKE
- a CDS encoding transcription factor TFIIIB subunit BRF1 (transcription initiation factor TFIIIB, Brf1 subunit) — encoded protein: MGRLASLKSPNPAAIRRPQPIGRPQPAKPTTHPKTSTCPNPGCPAPHIVEDDGQKVCSGCGTVISEANIVSEVTFGETSSGAAIVQGTFVGEDQTHVRSYGPGFQRGGGAESREITEQNGNRYINQLARALNIPESASKAAGQVFKLAVGLNFIQGRRTKTVAAVCLYIACRRQDGNTVMLIDFADVLMINVFKLGRTYKALLEELRLGGNVFLMNPIDPESLIYRFAKQLEFGAATMQVASEAVRIVQRMNRDWMTTGRRPAGICGAALILAARMNNFRRTVREVVYVVKVTEITISQRLNEFGATESGELTVDQFRSVQLENAHDPPSFTRAREGRKPSRSFKRRPTETAADIEGDLTDAATTPSNIAPQQQKRVDADGFAIPSLPIDPALIAADGERRMSTTSVESEIAPEVGENPGKPARGRPKGSKARPLPTPTPDQIASEEALENEMTAYLTKGSNMIESTTVPRKAVSESAEIDEAEFESDPEVSNCLLSPAEVEIKERIWVHENKDYLRTQQAKALKRALEEADSQPGMHKPRKRRRGRLGDVTYLQGDGEDGDGRSTRASTPAEATRRMLERRGFSKKINYRLLESLFGEEGADEAAKAEGERMSRSQSVASRRSVSVEPEGISRRARLATPSTRANAPGSPAPTSVPARSVTEHTQQTGVTTDKAGQADAKENAAEPATDDKNGYSDEEPDDEYDDDEDPDGVEAAFAGQYDYYDEGSDYYDSD
- a CDS encoding uncharacterized protein (predicted protein), yielding MCPMMLNSFSDGPAMVLSPPQEHAFLQFPRHSGSIFSSGSSTSFGAKLAVSGPVNGKPSRKRSRDEAAFEEAMNSPSVPSIPAPAPAKKEEPIYGEGMVLLNPRTGLALSAETQTGTWYEETLESAAAAPSVSSHSQAFQSSQANTSGRKSQRLDPSAPRLDDIALSSVQRLQDSGTDDNRRLLDATNRSPNEPLVDDATRLLGISWQRITFDGDGDMAAAVRGWKKYIDKQYSAYLLDSQILMKNRALNAYLVTARPVTPFGPANSNAFYLFNDDLTQAQLVASAWETCIQNLRSNPIVFEGTQILNAAHRSVNAASLQTQNILGANPADAGLPLLQTLSAQPVSNGVSVGLNGSVGMGTGMDIDA